The Klebsiella africana sequence CTCATGGCGACTTTTTCCGCCAGCTTATCTACGCTGAGGTCGGCGGTGAGATTTTCGAGCAACCACGCCAGCAGATCGTTAATCGGGCCCTGGGAGGTGGTTTGCTGAAGGTTATAGCGGCTAAACTGTAGCTGGCCTCCGGGGCGACGCAGATACATGACGAAGTCCTGGGAGATATCGCGCGCCAGGCTGAAGCCGTAATCTTCTTCAACCATCGCCAGCGTAAGATCAAAGCCGGAACTGACCCCGCCAGAGGTCCAGATATGTTCGTCCTGAATATAGAGCGGCCCGCCCTCGACGCGGATCTGCGGGAATTCCGCCTGCATGGTTTCCAGCAGCTTCCAGTGGGTAGTGGCCCGTCTGCCGTCAAGCAGTCCAGTTTGCGCCAGCAGCATCGCACCGCCGCAAATGGAGGCTATGCGGCGGGCATGGGGAGCGGCAAGGCGCAACCAGTCAACCACCGCCATACCCTCCTGCGGGTTTTGACCTCTGCCGGTAATCATGATGGTATCGAGGGGCTCGCGAGGGTCAATCTCATGCAGACGATGGTCGGCCAGCAGATTTAAACCGGACTGACCATGGATAACCTGATGCGGTTGAGTTGTCGCTAGCTTGACCTGGTAGCAGATTTCCCGGGTACCTTCCGGGTGCAGGCGGTTGGCCTGCATCAGAATGTCAGCAATACCGGCGGATTCAAACAGCATGCCGCCATCGGGTACAATAATAAGTATCTTTTTCATGTCCTGAAAAGTAATCTTTTTACAGAATAAGTCAACAAAACACACTCAAAGAATAAATATTTACTGTCGAAAGCACTGGATTCTGATGGATGTAAAAACCTGAAGGCTCGGAAAGAGTGGTTTCATACGTGCCTTCAGTTTCAGGGAGATGAACGTTAAACAGGTAGATTTTGCCTCACAGTACAGGCAGCATCACTTTGACAGGACATCACGAAGGTAGAATCTCAATCGTGGCTGCCCTGGCGCGTATCCCTGTCATTGCGGAAACATAGCTGCTGCCGGAGTACTTTTTCAGGTAAGCCTGATCAATTTTACTTTCAAGCTCAGGGTCCGAGGGTTTTGCGAACAGTACGTCGAATTCCTGTCCGATAGCCAGTATCTTACCTGCCTGCTGGGACAATGCAGCCTGATACCATTTTGAACGGGTACCACTATAGGCTCGGACGAAAAGTCGGTTGTCCACCTTCACTTCCCAAATCCATGTCGGCGTACCGGTCGTATTCATATCGGGATGATACGGAGCGATTTTCAGGTCGTCGGCCGCATCTATTCTTGTTAATACTTCAGGACTCCAGTACATCTACCTCTCCTCTTTCATATGCGGTTGCTTTTTTCTGTCGCAGGATTAACTCGATAATATTCGGAAATTAACATCGCATCAGAAGTTATTGCCCGGTTTACCAGTAACAATAGAATACTTCACACCCTATGCTCAGAGAGCAGTATCTGTCGTTTGTCGCACAGATACTGCATCTGAAAACACCGGATGGTGCTATGGCTTACTTATTAAGATTTTTGTTGAAAAATGCAGTGATGTTATCGAACGGGATCTTGTCCATACGATCATATAAATCGACATGGGTAGCATTATTTACAATCAGCAGCTCTTTTGGCTGATTTGCCGCTTCATAAGCCGTTTTGGAGAAGTAAAGCGAATGCGCCTTTTCACCATGGATGAACAGGATCGGGCGCGGAGAAATTTCCTTAATATAGGTCATGAGCGGGAAATTCATAAAGGCCATCGGCGTTGTCACGGACCATGAATTGCCAGAGTTGACGGCTCGGGGATGATAGCCGCGTTTAGTCATGTAGTAGTCCGCATAGTCCACGAGGAACTGTGCTTCACCGCCCTTCAGTTTATTATAGGCTGGCTGGTATGCCGGTATGCCGGTATGCCGGTTTGCCGGTTTGCCGCAGCTTCCCTGCGCTGAAGACTCTTCTTCTCCTACGCCTGCTCGCGTTGTTCCGATGATACGGCCTTTTAACATTACGCGGCTCATACCATGCATGATCTTTGCTATCCTCCCGCTACGAGAGTGGAATAGCCGAACCTTTATCCAAGCCCTGAACCACGAGGTTTTACGGCGCGCTGGTTAGTGACAACGTCACAGCAGCGCACTAAAGATGCTCCTCTTCATCCAGAGAAATCACCTGAATGCCAGCATTACGATACGCCTGAACGTCATCAGGCAGACGATCCACCACTACGGTGTCAATGCGATCTGCTGCGGTAAATTGGGCAAGCGAGGTGTTATTCAGCTTGCTGTAGTCGCAGACAATAATCACCTGACTGGCGTGTTCCACCATGCCGCGTTTCGTTTCTGCCAGCATGATATCGGCCACGCAGGCGCCGTGTTTCAGCGACAGCGAATTGGTGCCCATAAATGCTTTATCGACGTTTAGTGTGTCGAGAATGGAACGTCCGTTGATCGCCACCACGCAGTGGTATCCCTTCTTAACGATCCCCCCCAGCAGAATCGTTTGAATCGAGGCACTGGCCTCAAGCTCCCGGGCGATTTGGTAATCATTGGTAACCACCGTGACGTTCTGTCTGTCACGAATATTGCGCGCAATATGCAGCGTCGTGGTACCGGTATCCAGCACGATAATATCGCCATCCTCAACCAGCGCCGCCGCGCGCTGGCCGATCCGTTCTTTCGCGCTGAGGTTAACAATTTCGCGGGCGTCCGACGCCTGTTCGAAGCTCGCCCGGGTACGAAGAACGGCTCCGCCGTGGGTTCGGGTCAGCAACCCCTCCTCTTCCAGCTGGCGGAGATCGGCACGAATGGTAGCACCAGATACATTAAAGACGTCACACATCTCAGAAACAGCAACTTTGCGTTTTTCCCTGAGAATACCGAGTAACTTCTCCTGTCTTTCTTCTGCAAACATTCTGCCTCTCTCTTGTTTACTACACGTTACGCGCGTCGCGGCGCTGGCTTACCTTTGCGTATCAATCGGGTCCTACGCTGAGCGCATCCAGCCTGTCGTATAAGGCGGCGGATTGCCGGTACAGCGTATCAAAAAGCTCGCAGCAGGCCTGGTAATAATCCCGCAGACAGGGATCCGGCGAGATCAGTTTGTCGAACTGCACCGTTTGCCGCACGCCGCTGGCAAAATCGGCGTACAACCCTACGCCAACCCCGGCGATAATACCGCATCCGGTGACGCCATTCTCCTGATTACGCGTAGATAATATTGGGAGATTGTACGCTGCGGCTTTGATTTCAAGCCACAACGGGCTGCGCGCGCCGCCGCCGGAAGCGATCATTTGTTGCGGATACTGCCCGCACTTCTGCAACTGTCGAAGATTGCGCCAGGACGCGAAGGCCACCCCTTCCAGAACGGCGCGGAATAAATGACCGCGGCAATGCTTGCGCTGCAGGCCAAAAAACTGTGCCCGCGAGTTCGTGTGTTCGGCCAGACGTTCTCCCGTCAGATAGGGAAGAAACAGCAGCCCTTCTGCCCCCGCCGGCACCGCCGCCGCTTCCTGTAAAAGCTGTGGATGCGTAATCTGGTTATCGGCAAGCGCCAGCCGCGCCCAGCGGACGGCATCGCCGCCGGCATCGAGGATGGTAAATCCGCCCCAGGCGGCGTTGGCAAGATGAAGATTATTAACCAGCGGATGGTGTAACGGCCGCGGCGACACCACCGTTATCAGCGTCGACGTGCCGGTTGAATCAGACGCCATCCCCGGTTCATACACACCCGAGCCCAGCAGAGAGGCCGCCATATCCGACGTCCCGGCAACCACCGGGATACCCGCCGGCAGGCCCGTCAGGTCGGCTGCACGCGGCGTCACCTGGCCGATTACGTCGCTGGAAAGTTTAATCTCCGGGAGCTGGTCGACCCGTAGACCAAACGTTTCGCAGGCTTGCGAAGACCAGCTACGGGTTTCGCTGTCCATCAGGAAATAGCACGACGCTTCGCTATAATCGGTCGCCATGGCACCGGTCAGCATGAAATTAATATAGTCCTTCGGCATTAATACGTTGGCGAGCTGTGACCAGCGTTCCGGATAATGTTCGCGCCACCAGGCTAACTTGAAAGCGGGCCAGGCTGCCGCGGGCGGATTATTCAAATGCGCCAGCCACTTTTCCCAACCTTCGCGCGCGTTAAAGGCGTCAACCTGCGGCTGGCTGCGCTTATCATTCCACAGCAGCGCCCTATCCTCCACCAGCTCGCCACGGTCGTCCAGCAGGACGGTGCCGTGCATCTGTCCGCAGGCACCAATAACCGCAATCTGCGCTGCCGTTTCAGGATAGCGGTAAAGCACTTCGCGTATACAGTCGCAGGCGGCCTGCCACCATAAAGACGGGGCCTGTTCTGACCAACCCGCACGCGGCGTGGTTTGCTCATACTCTCTTTGCGCAAAGCCGATCATCGCGCCGTCAATGCGCACAATAGCGGCGCGGGTACTGCCAGTGCCAACATCAATCGTGAGTATTTTATCTTTCATCACTAACTCCGGTGACGTCTTAAGGCGGGCCATCAGGCCCGCGGTCTCTCAGTTTAATCGGCGTTCAGCTCGGGAAAACGTTCCGGGTGCTGCTCCAGTTCAGCCAGCACCTTGGTTACCGCGCCATGGCTCATACCAAAGCGGCGCACGCCAAGCTGGTACAGCGCGCGCACCGTGGCCAAATCGCGAATGCCTCCGGCGCCTTTGATATCGATTCGGCCTTTAAGCTGGTCGGCGATGATGCTGACTTTTTCCACCGTAGCGCCGGTGGGCGCCCAGCCGGTAGAGGTTTTGACCCACTTCATCCCCACCTCTACGGCAATTTCACACACGCGGCGAATCTGCTCCTCATTGAGATAGTGCGTTTCAAGTATCACTTTGGCCGGTACCGGGGCAGCGGCTTCCACCACGCGGCGCAAATCTTCGCGGACATAGTCATAATCGCCAGAGAGCACTTTGCCGATATTCACGACCATATCCACTTCACGGGCGCCGTCGGCAATCAGCTGCCGCACTTCCTGAACCTTGGTATCGGTGGCATGCCCGCCGCCGGGAAAGCCGACCGGCCCGCCAATCATCACCTCTCCCGTCCCCTGCTGCGGCAGCAACGTACTCAGAAAACGCGTCCAGCAAGGTAGAACGTGGACGGAAATAATGTTGTAGCGGGTAGCCAGCTCGGCGCAGGCGCGAACGTCCGCTTCGGTACTGGTGGCCTGGACTGCGCTCAGATCAACTAAACGTGCAAAACGACGGGTTGTTTCATTCATGGTTTTATCCTGCTCTTTGTTT is a genomic window containing:
- a CDS encoding GlxA family transcriptional regulator; this encodes MKKILIIVPDGGMLFESAGIADILMQANRLHPEGTREICYQVKLATTQPHQVIHGQSGLNLLADHRLHEIDPREPLDTIMITGRGQNPQEGMAVVDWLRLAAPHARRIASICGGAMLLAQTGLLDGRRATTHWKLLETMQAEFPQIRVEGGPLYIQDEHIWTSGGVSSGFDLTLAMVEEDYGFSLARDISQDFVMYLRRPGGQLQFSRYNLQQTTSQGPINDLLAWLLENLTADLSVDKLAEKVAMSPRNFTRVFTRETGASPARYVAEARLAAARQRLEQTHETLDRIAEQTGFGSSINLRRLFEKQLNLTPGEYRQRFHCRKMA
- a CDS encoding DUF2255 family protein, whose protein sequence is MYWSPEVLTRIDAADDLKIAPYHPDMNTTGTPTWIWEVKVDNRLFVRAYSGTRSKWYQAALSQQAGKILAIGQEFDVLFAKPSDPELESKIDQAYLKKYSGSSYVSAMTGIRARAATIEILPS
- a CDS encoding DeoR/GlpR family DNA-binding transcription regulator, which translates into the protein MFAEERQEKLLGILREKRKVAVSEMCDVFNVSGATIRADLRQLEEEGLLTRTHGGAVLRTRASFEQASDAREIVNLSAKERIGQRAAALVEDGDIIVLDTGTTTLHIARNIRDRQNVTVVTNDYQIARELEASASIQTILLGGIVKKGYHCVVAINGRSILDTLNVDKAFMGTNSLSLKHGACVADIMLAETKRGMVEHASQVIIVCDYSKLNNTSLAQFTAADRIDTVVVDRLPDDVQAYRNAGIQVISLDEEEHL
- a CDS encoding xylulokinase, translated to MKDKILTIDVGTGSTRAAIVRIDGAMIGFAQREYEQTTPRAGWSEQAPSLWWQAACDCIREVLYRYPETAAQIAVIGACGQMHGTVLLDDRGELVEDRALLWNDKRSQPQVDAFNAREGWEKWLAHLNNPPAAAWPAFKLAWWREHYPERWSQLANVLMPKDYINFMLTGAMATDYSEASCYFLMDSETRSWSSQACETFGLRVDQLPEIKLSSDVIGQVTPRAADLTGLPAGIPVVAGTSDMAASLLGSGVYEPGMASDSTGTSTLITVVSPRPLHHPLVNNLHLANAAWGGFTILDAGGDAVRWARLALADNQITHPQLLQEAAAVPAGAEGLLFLPYLTGERLAEHTNSRAQFFGLQRKHCRGHLFRAVLEGVAFASWRNLRQLQKCGQYPQQMIASGGGARSPLWLEIKAAAYNLPILSTRNQENGVTGCGIIAGVGVGLYADFASGVRQTVQFDKLISPDPCLRDYYQACCELFDTLYRQSAALYDRLDALSVGPD
- the deoC gene encoding deoxyribose-phosphate aldolase, with the translated sequence MKAIKNKEQDKTMNETTRRFARLVDLSAVQATSTEADVRACAELATRYNIISVHVLPCWTRFLSTLLPQQGTGEVMIGGPVGFPGGGHATDTKVQEVRQLIADGAREVDMVVNIGKVLSGDYDYVREDLRRVVEAAAPVPAKVILETHYLNEEQIRRVCEIAVEVGMKWVKTSTGWAPTGATVEKVSIIADQLKGRIDIKGAGGIRDLATVRALYQLGVRRFGMSHGAVTKVLAELEQHPERFPELNAD